From a single Lactococcus allomyrinae genomic region:
- a CDS encoding isochorismatase family protein, with amino-acid sequence MSTLKLNKTALVLIDLQKGIAQRAGLAPYGAEEVLEKNEQLLKALANTEALIVFVHVKNYGGETLHPKLDTPLQVAGQVPDDYSDFVSPIAYDKNVKNVIHVTKHNWGAFYGTDLDVQLRRRGIEEIILTGIATTIGCDTTAREAFQHGYQVITVEDAMTDFNEALHKGIVEGIFTRLGRVRNTAQVLEMISESK; translated from the coding sequence ATGTCAACACTTAAATTAAATAAAACAGCACTAGTTTTGATTGACCTACAAAAAGGAATAGCACAAAGAGCAGGACTTGCGCCTTATGGTGCTGAAGAAGTGCTTGAGAAAAATGAGCAACTCCTTAAAGCACTTGCCAATACAGAGGCACTAATTGTCTTTGTCCATGTAAAAAATTACGGTGGTGAGACACTACATCCAAAATTAGACACACCTTTGCAAGTAGCAGGACAAGTCCCAGATGACTACTCAGACTTTGTGTCTCCCATTGCTTATGATAAAAATGTGAAAAATGTTATCCATGTGACGAAGCATAATTGGGGAGCGTTTTATGGGACAGACCTTGATGTGCAACTTCGTCGACGTGGCATAGAAGAGATTATTCTAACTGGAATTGCGACGACGATTGGTTGTGATACAACAGCCAGAGAAGCTTTTCAACATGGTTATCAGGTGATTACAGTTGAAGATGCCATGACCGATTTCAATGAAGCATTGCATAAAGGTATTGTTGAAGGGATTTTCACTCGTCTTGGGCGTGTGAGAAATACTGCGCAAGTATTAGAGATGATTTCTGAGAGTAAATGA
- the rnr gene encoding ribonuclease R gives MNIRELIMDYLQNSSKTALSVEELAIALHLNKSGDFKLFVKTLASLESEHLLHFTSKGKVELEEAKALINGIFRANAAGFGFVTIDVDEPDVFIGKGQTAFALDGDEVFIELDKNANLLKGSAAEGHIVEIVRHELHQIVGTYVAFDEKEKQDTGLIGYVKSRNKKIPYRVYLTDEGLIPENKAIIRAEITHYPDAEFPQSMQGVITEIVGQLGDTGIDVLEVLASMDIVSEFPADVLAQAESIPAEVPESEIVGRVDYREEITFTIDGADAKDLDDAVHAKRLENGNFELGVHIADVSHYVTENSPLDKEAFERGTSVYVTDRVVPMLPERLSNGICSLNPRVNRLTQSCVMEITPDGQVINYQISQSIIKTSERMTYDEVNLMIAGDKETLKKYADIAPSVEIMTDLHHILENMRKKRGAIDFETVEAKIIVDEKGLPVEIKKRSRGVAERMIESFMLEANETVATHFETHGLPFIYRIHEQPKADRLQRFIDFAATFGMQVDTTAGTINQKALQDFLRKVKGQPGEMVLSTMLLRSMQQARYSENNAGHFGLAAENYTHFTSPIRRYPDLLVHRLIREIGFGKIDDKLLQKWEDKIPEIAEHSSHRERRAVDAEREVEKMKKAEFMEEHIGEHFEGVISSVTRFGMFVELPNTIEGLIHISTLKGDYFNYHERMLALVGERTGQIFKIGQLIKIEVVKADKMTGEIDFAYLPSEFDTIDKNVKIKKKPENKRKKSTGKALRVKNVADKKAVSKSKTPVSTDKTVSENKKKKAKKKPFYTKAAKGKFTDKKAVSGRFAEGRKKAHKKY, from the coding sequence ATGAATATTAGAGAATTAATTATGGACTATTTACAAAATAGTTCAAAAACGGCTTTGTCAGTTGAAGAGCTTGCCATTGCATTGCATTTGAATAAGTCTGGAGATTTCAAACTTTTTGTTAAAACATTGGCCTCGCTGGAATCAGAACATCTGCTTCATTTTACAAGTAAAGGGAAAGTAGAACTTGAAGAAGCGAAGGCTCTGATTAATGGAATTTTCAGGGCGAATGCTGCAGGTTTTGGGTTTGTTACAATTGATGTGGATGAGCCAGATGTTTTTATTGGAAAAGGTCAAACAGCCTTTGCATTAGATGGAGATGAGGTTTTTATTGAGCTCGATAAAAATGCAAATCTACTCAAAGGAAGTGCAGCAGAGGGACATATTGTCGAAATTGTCCGGCATGAGCTGCACCAGATTGTTGGAACTTATGTTGCCTTTGATGAAAAAGAAAAGCAAGATACAGGGCTGATTGGCTATGTCAAATCACGTAATAAAAAAATACCTTACCGCGTTTATTTGACGGATGAGGGGCTTATTCCTGAAAATAAGGCGATTATTCGGGCAGAAATCACTCATTATCCAGATGCCGAATTTCCACAATCTATGCAAGGTGTTATTACAGAGATTGTTGGGCAATTAGGTGATACGGGAATTGACGTATTGGAAGTTCTGGCTTCAATGGACATCGTGTCTGAATTTCCAGCGGATGTATTAGCACAAGCTGAGAGTATTCCAGCTGAAGTGCCAGAGAGTGAAATTGTGGGGCGAGTAGATTACCGTGAGGAGATTACATTCACAATTGATGGAGCTGATGCTAAAGACCTTGATGATGCGGTACACGCTAAACGATTGGAGAATGGAAATTTTGAACTTGGTGTTCATATTGCTGATGTTTCTCACTACGTTACGGAAAATTCGCCATTAGATAAAGAGGCATTTGAGCGTGGCACTTCTGTATATGTGACCGATCGTGTCGTGCCAATGCTCCCTGAACGTTTGTCCAATGGAATTTGCTCACTCAATCCGCGGGTGAATCGCTTGACACAATCTTGCGTTATGGAGATTACTCCAGATGGGCAGGTTATCAATTATCAAATTTCGCAATCAATTATCAAAACGAGTGAACGTATGACTTATGATGAGGTCAATTTGATGATTGCAGGAGATAAAGAAACGCTTAAAAAATACGCTGATATTGCTCCGTCTGTTGAGATTATGACTGATTTACATCATATTTTGGAAAATATGCGCAAAAAACGTGGTGCCATTGATTTTGAAACAGTTGAGGCAAAGATTATTGTTGATGAAAAAGGTTTGCCTGTTGAGATTAAAAAACGTAGCCGTGGTGTAGCAGAGCGAATGATTGAGTCTTTTATGTTGGAGGCAAATGAAACGGTTGCAACGCATTTTGAGACACATGGTTTACCTTTCATTTATCGGATTCATGAGCAGCCTAAGGCTGATCGTCTGCAGCGTTTTATTGACTTTGCGGCTACTTTTGGAATGCAGGTAGATACAACTGCTGGCACCATTAATCAAAAAGCACTGCAGGATTTTTTGCGGAAAGTAAAAGGTCAACCAGGTGAGATGGTGTTATCAACGATGCTACTTCGCAGTATGCAACAAGCGCGTTATTCTGAAAACAATGCTGGACACTTTGGATTAGCTGCTGAGAATTATACGCATTTTACATCACCTATTCGTCGTTACCCTGACCTTTTGGTGCATCGCTTGATTCGAGAAATAGGTTTCGGAAAAATAGACGATAAGCTTTTACAAAAATGGGAAGATAAAATTCCTGAAATTGCTGAACATTCAAGTCATAGAGAGCGTCGAGCAGTTGATGCTGAACGTGAAGTTGAGAAGATGAAAAAAGCAGAGTTTATGGAAGAACATATTGGTGAGCATTTTGAAGGTGTGATTTCGAGTGTGACACGTTTTGGTATGTTTGTGGAATTGCCAAATACGATAGAGGGCTTGATTCATATCTCGACATTAAAGGGAGATTATTTTAATTATCATGAGCGGATGCTAGCTTTGGTAGGAGAGCGTACAGGGCAAATTTTCAAAATCGGACAGCTCATTAAAATTGAAGTGGTCAAAGCTGACAAAATGACAGGTGAAATAGATTTTGCCTATCTTCCATCTGAGTTTGATACGATTGATAAAAATGTAAAAATCAAGAAAAAACCAGAAAACAAACGAAAAAAGTCCACTGGAAAAGCGCTTAGAGTTAAAAATGTGGCTGACAAGAAAGCTGTCAGTAAATCTAAAACCCCTGTCAGTACTGACAAAACGGTCAGTGAAAATAAAAAGAAAAAAGCAAAGAAAAAACCTTTTTACACGAAAGCAGCCAAAGGGAAATTTACTGACAAAAAAGCTGTCAGTGGTCGTTTTGCCGAAGGACGCAAAAAAGCGCATAAAAAGTATTGA
- the secG gene encoding preprotein translocase subunit SecG, which yields MEKVIYDVLLVVMLIVSVFIIVAIFMQPSKQDGAADAFSGGTGELFERRKARGFEAVMQRFTAVMIGLWLVIGFALVVLSTR from the coding sequence ATGGAAAAAGTGATTTATGATGTTTTGCTCGTTGTGATGCTGATTGTGTCGGTATTCATCATTGTAGCGATTTTCATGCAACCCTCAAAACAAGATGGAGCAGCGGATGCTTTTTCTGGTGGTACAGGGGAGTTGTTTGAACGGCGCAAAGCGAGAGGTTTTGAGGCTGTGATGCAACGCTTTACAGCGGTAATGATTGGGCTTTGGTTAGTTATTGGCTTTGCTCTTGTTGTTTTATCAACACGTTGA
- the trxB gene encoding thioredoxin-disulfide reductase encodes MAENMYDVIIVGSGPAGMTAAMYTARSEMKTLLLERGVPGGQMNNTAEIENYPGYGTIMGPELSMKMAEPLEGLGVENAYGFVTSIEDYGNYKKIITEDDEFFAKSLIIATGANHRKLGVPGEEEFGARGVSYCAVCDGAFFRNQDILVVGGGDSAVEEALYLTRFGQTVTIIHRRDQLRAQEIIQQRAFDNEKVNFIWDSVVEEIKGDDKKVQTVVYKNVKTGESTEKAFGGVFIYVGLDPVAEFAQSLGITDEAGWVVTDDHMKTNVPGVFAVGDVRQKDFRQITTAVGDGAQAAQEAYKFVTELDN; translated from the coding sequence ATGGCAGAAAATATGTATGACGTAATCATTGTCGGCTCAGGACCTGCAGGGATGACTGCAGCGATGTATACTGCGCGTTCAGAGATGAAAACCCTACTTCTTGAACGCGGTGTCCCTGGTGGTCAAATGAATAATACGGCTGAAATCGAAAATTATCCTGGTTATGGAACAATTATGGGACCAGAGCTTTCAATGAAAATGGCTGAACCTCTTGAAGGTTTGGGAGTTGAAAATGCTTATGGTTTTGTGACTTCCATTGAAGATTATGGTAATTACAAAAAAATTATCACAGAAGATGATGAGTTTTTTGCAAAGTCATTGATTATTGCAACTGGGGCAAATCATCGTAAGCTGGGTGTGCCTGGTGAAGAAGAATTTGGTGCGCGTGGTGTTTCTTACTGTGCGGTGTGTGATGGTGCTTTTTTCCGTAATCAAGATATTTTAGTTGTCGGAGGTGGAGATTCTGCAGTAGAAGAAGCACTCTACCTTACACGATTTGGGCAAACTGTGACGATTATACATCGTCGTGACCAATTACGTGCGCAAGAAATTATTCAACAACGAGCTTTTGATAATGAAAAAGTGAATTTTATTTGGGATTCGGTTGTTGAAGAAATTAAAGGAGACGACAAAAAAGTTCAAACTGTTGTCTACAAAAATGTAAAAACGGGTGAGAGTACTGAAAAAGCTTTTGGTGGTGTGTTTATCTATGTAGGTCTTGATCCTGTCGCTGAGTTTGCTCAAAGCTTGGGAATCACTGATGAAGCAGGCTGGGTTGTTACAGATGACCATATGAAAACAAACGTTCCTGGTGTTTTTGCTGTCGGCGATGTACGACAAAAAGATTTCCGTCAGATTACAACTGCTGTGGGCGATGGTGCGCAAGCGGCTCAAGAGGCCTATAAGTTTGTTACTGAATTAGATAATTAG
- a CDS encoding DUF4059 family protein — protein MMILQFYIKGLIISLLLVLIFSALYAFTYLVRNADKPWSVRRNRIFDLILIAILTTPILSFAVLGVLVILNIRGL, from the coding sequence ATGATGATTTTACAATTTTATATCAAAGGACTGATTATCTCATTGCTTCTCGTCTTGATATTTAGCGCACTCTATGCATTTACTTATTTGGTAAGAAATGCGGACAAGCCTTGGTCAGTACGACGTAATCGGATTTTTGACTTAATTCTGATTGCGATTTTAACAACTCCAATATTGAGTTTTGCAGTACTTGGAGTTCTTGTTATCTTAAATATTCGTGGATTATAG
- a CDS encoding amino acid ABC transporter ATP-binding protein, with translation MIKITDLSKEFSGVKVLEHLDLEINEGDVVALIGASGAGKSTFLRSINYLETADSGQLEIDDFKVDFSNITKQEILELRRQTGMVFQQFNLFERRTALENVMEGLVQVKKISKLEAQKIAEDELNKVGLTDRQSYYPKFLSGGQKQRVGIARAMAMKPKLLLLDEPTSALDPELVGEVQQVIIQAAKNKQTMVLVSHEMDFVFNVATKVLFLEKGKIIESGTPKEVFYAPKNPRTREFLSRHIKNLEVKN, from the coding sequence ATGATTAAAATTACGGATTTGAGTAAAGAATTCTCAGGTGTTAAGGTCCTTGAACATCTTGATTTGGAGATTAATGAAGGAGATGTTGTCGCTTTAATTGGTGCATCTGGTGCAGGAAAATCCACATTTTTGCGTAGTATTAATTATCTTGAAACGGCAGATAGTGGGCAGCTTGAAATTGATGATTTTAAAGTGGATTTCTCCAATATTACCAAGCAAGAAATCCTTGAGTTACGTAGACAAACGGGGATGGTCTTTCAGCAATTTAATTTATTTGAACGTCGTACGGCACTTGAAAATGTGATGGAAGGACTGGTTCAGGTCAAGAAGATATCCAAACTCGAAGCACAAAAAATTGCGGAAGATGAACTCAATAAAGTTGGATTGACTGACCGACAAAGTTACTATCCTAAATTTCTTTCTGGTGGACAAAAACAACGGGTAGGTATCGCTCGTGCGATGGCAATGAAACCCAAATTGTTACTTCTTGATGAACCAACATCAGCTCTTGATCCAGAGTTGGTCGGTGAAGTTCAGCAAGTCATTATTCAAGCAGCTAAAAATAAGCAAACGATGGTGTTAGTGAGTCATGAAATGGATTTTGTTTTTAATGTAGCTACGAAAGTTCTTTTTCTAGAAAAAGGAAAAATTATTGAATCTGGCACGCCAAAAGAAGTATTTTATGCACCCAAAAATCCGCGGACACGTGAATTTTTATCGCGTCACATTAAGAATTTAGAGGTGAAAAACTAA
- a CDS encoding amino acid ABC transporter permease: MKKNKKIIIGLVVLLALIILPMIPFLLIRGQYSFHDFWAMFFTKIFNWSAFIGAFLPIIKLIPKSLEMTVIAMILGLVLGLLLALVRINKIPILNQLRALFVSFIRGTPILVQLYLTYTGIPLILKAINMNYGTNYNVNTIPAMLFVIVAFALNEGAYNSETIRAAIQSVDKGQIEAAKSLGMTNFQVFMRVTLPEAATVATAPLGNALIGLLKSTSLAFVAGVVEMTAQAQIIGGSTFRLFETYLALAFVYWPICIVIEILIRLLESKLDVKMPGDKRKNRAQISLARNPFDQQ, from the coding sequence ATGAAAAAAAATAAAAAAATCATTATTGGTCTAGTTGTATTACTTGCCCTGATTATCTTGCCGATGATTCCTTTTCTCCTTATTCGAGGGCAGTACAGTTTTCACGATTTTTGGGCAATGTTTTTTACAAAAATCTTTAACTGGTCTGCTTTTATTGGAGCTTTTTTACCAATTATTAAACTTATTCCAAAATCTCTTGAAATGACCGTTATTGCAATGATTTTAGGGCTTGTTTTGGGACTTTTACTGGCTTTGGTTCGGATTAATAAAATTCCAATTTTAAACCAATTAAGAGCACTTTTTGTTAGTTTTATCCGTGGTACTCCTATTTTGGTTCAGCTTTATCTGACCTATACTGGTATTCCTTTGATTTTAAAGGCAATCAATATGAATTATGGTACAAACTATAATGTTAATACTATTCCTGCGATGTTGTTTGTTATTGTTGCTTTTGCGCTTAATGAAGGAGCCTATAATTCAGAAACTATCCGTGCAGCTATTCAATCAGTGGACAAAGGACAGATTGAGGCAGCTAAGTCTTTGGGGATGACGAATTTCCAAGTTTTTATGCGTGTAACACTACCAGAAGCAGCAACAGTAGCCACGGCACCTTTGGGTAACGCCTTGATTGGTTTGCTCAAGTCAACTTCACTTGCTTTTGTTGCAGGGGTAGTAGAAATGACGGCACAAGCTCAGATTATTGGTGGCTCTACCTTCCGTTTATTTGAAACTTATTTGGCGCTTGCCTTTGTTTATTGGCCAATCTGTATTGTTATAGAAATTTTGATTCGCTTGCTTGAAAGCAAATTAGATGTTAAAATGCCAGGAGACAAGCGAAAAAATCGTGCACAAATTTCATTGGCAAGAAATCCATTTGACCAACAGTAG
- a CDS encoding amino acid ABC transporter substrate-binding protein, with product MRTSLKLTFAALALITAGTLAGCSNSSSDASSKKTTTITIATDGATKPFDYSDSQGKLTGYDIEVARAVFKKLPQYKAKFQVTDFSGITPGIDSGRYQMGANDFGWTETRSKSYDFSYPLSKSNNAVLVKSGSYKNLGDLAGKSTIGNPASNYTKSIQDWNKANPDKQIKLSYSADSTSINTRFEQVESGKIDFMLYDKISLKSAIKDTGFEDLKVEDINMDAGDPEHDGYEYFLFAKDEQGQKLQKQVNKALAELQADGTLSKISKKYLGGDFVPKAEMFK from the coding sequence ATGAGAACATCACTGAAGCTTACTTTTGCTGCCCTTGCACTCATCACTGCTGGAACTTTAGCTGGATGCTCAAATTCAAGCTCAGATGCTTCATCAAAGAAAACAACAACAATCACAATTGCGACAGATGGAGCGACTAAACCGTTTGACTATTCAGATTCACAGGGCAAATTAACGGGCTATGATATTGAAGTAGCGCGTGCAGTTTTCAAAAAATTACCTCAGTATAAAGCGAAATTTCAAGTGACGGATTTCTCAGGGATTACACCAGGGATAGACTCTGGACGCTATCAAATGGGTGCTAATGACTTTGGCTGGACTGAAACACGATCAAAGAGTTATGATTTTTCATATCCTTTATCAAAATCAAATAATGCGGTCTTAGTAAAATCTGGAAGCTATAAAAATTTAGGAGATTTAGCTGGTAAATCAACAATTGGTAATCCTGCATCAAATTATACTAAGTCTATCCAAGATTGGAATAAAGCAAACCCAGATAAACAAATTAAATTGAGTTATTCGGCAGACAGTACTTCAATTAACACAAGATTTGAGCAAGTAGAATCAGGGAAGATTGATTTCATGCTTTATGATAAAATCTCACTCAAATCTGCAATCAAAGATACAGGATTTGAAGATTTAAAAGTTGAAGATATCAATATGGATGCGGGAGACCCAGAGCATGATGGTTATGAATATTTCCTTTTTGCTAAAGATGAACAAGGTCAAAAACTTCAAAAGCAAGTAAATAAAGCTTTGGCAGAGCTCCAAGCAGATGGAACTTTGAGTAAAATTTCTAAAAAGTATCTTGGTGGTGATTTTGTGCCAAAAGCAGAAATGTTCAAATGA
- a CDS encoding formate--tetrahydrofolate ligase: MKSDIEIAQATTMQSITSIAKKIGLNFDDIELYGKYKAKIPLETLEKFEKNREGKLVLVTSINPTPAGEGKSTVTVGLADAFARLGESVMVALREPSLGPVMGVKGGAAGGGYAQVLPMEDINLHFTGDIHAITTANNAIAAFLDNSLHQGNPLNIDPRRVIWKRVLDLNDRALRHITIGLGGPLNGVPREDGFDITVASEIMAVLCLATSLEDLKYRISKIVVAQNYDRKPVTVGELGVAGSIAMLLKDALKPNLVQTIEGTPALIHGGPFANIAHGCNSVLATKTALKLSDIVITEAGFGADLGGEKFLDIKTRQLGKTPDAVVIVATIRALKMHGGVDKKELTKENVEAVKIGFANLKRHIENMQSYGLPVIVAINQFAADTEAEIEILSALTESLSVPISLTQVFEKGGEGGLDLARQLKKLLQEKSDFSYLYALESPISEKINKIVTEIYGGYKVNFSAKAKRQMREIEENGWTNLPVCMAKTQYSFSDNPNLLAAPEGFEITVRELIPKIGAGFIVALLGDIMTMPGLPKRPAALNMDVSNDGKISGLF, encoded by the coding sequence ATGAAATCTGATATTGAAATTGCGCAAGCAACAACCATGCAATCGATTACTTCAATTGCTAAAAAAATTGGCTTAAACTTTGATGATATTGAACTTTACGGAAAATATAAGGCGAAAATACCACTTGAAACATTAGAAAAATTTGAAAAAAACCGAGAAGGAAAATTGGTGCTTGTAACATCAATCAATCCAACTCCTGCGGGCGAAGGGAAATCTACCGTGACAGTTGGCCTTGCAGATGCTTTTGCGCGCCTTGGTGAATCAGTAATGGTTGCACTTCGCGAACCTTCTCTTGGACCCGTAATGGGAGTGAAAGGTGGAGCGGCAGGGGGCGGTTACGCTCAGGTTTTGCCGATGGAAGATATTAATTTGCATTTTACAGGAGATATTCATGCGATTACGACAGCAAATAACGCGATTGCAGCTTTTCTTGATAACTCGCTTCATCAGGGAAATCCTTTGAATATTGATCCACGTCGAGTGATTTGGAAACGGGTTTTGGATTTGAATGATCGTGCGCTTCGTCATATAACCATTGGTCTTGGAGGGCCTTTGAATGGTGTTCCACGCGAAGACGGCTTTGATATTACGGTAGCCAGTGAGATCATGGCAGTGCTCTGCCTTGCAACATCATTGGAAGATTTGAAGTATCGTATTTCAAAAATTGTTGTAGCACAAAATTATGATCGTAAGCCTGTCACAGTTGGGGAATTAGGGGTTGCAGGAAGCATTGCGATGCTCTTAAAAGATGCGTTGAAACCTAATTTGGTACAGACGATTGAGGGAACACCAGCGCTTATTCATGGTGGTCCATTTGCTAATATTGCACATGGATGTAACTCTGTTTTGGCAACAAAAACAGCTTTAAAACTGTCAGATATAGTGATTACGGAAGCTGGTTTTGGAGCAGATCTTGGCGGTGAAAAATTCCTAGATATTAAGACACGTCAACTTGGGAAAACACCTGATGCCGTCGTTATTGTGGCAACGATTCGGGCGCTTAAAATGCATGGTGGTGTTGATAAGAAAGAGTTAACCAAGGAGAATGTTGAGGCGGTAAAAATTGGTTTTGCCAATCTTAAACGTCATATTGAAAATATGCAATCTTATGGTTTACCAGTAATCGTGGCAATTAATCAATTTGCAGCAGATACAGAAGCCGAAATTGAAATACTGTCAGCACTGACAGAAAGTTTGTCAGTACCGATTTCACTGACACAAGTTTTTGAGAAAGGTGGCGAAGGTGGTCTTGACCTTGCCCGTCAACTCAAAAAATTATTACAAGAAAAATCTGATTTTAGTTATCTTTATGCTCTTGAAAGCCCTATCTCTGAAAAAATTAACAAAATAGTGACAGAAATTTATGGCGGTTACAAAGTGAATTTTTCTGCAAAAGCTAAGAGACAAATGAGAGAAATTGAAGAAAATGGTTGGACTAATCTTCCTGTTTGTATGGCAAAAACTCAGTATTCATTTTCAGATAATCCAAATCTTCTTGCAGCACCAGAAGGCTTTGAAATCACGGTAAGAGAGTTAATTCCCAAAATTGGCGCAGGATTTATCGTTGCATTGCTGGGGGATATAATGACAATGCCAGGCCTTCCTAAACGTCCAGCAGCACTTAATATGGATGTATCCAACGATGGGAAAATCTCAGGATTGTTTTAA
- a CDS encoding ASCH domain-containing protein, translating into MKYEKFIREAGLSTDDFRMAWAFANDELIENPEIADELALLVLAGKKTATASALAGYEENEILPQVDDKFDLILDGKGEPVAAIQTTKVYVEKFANVSAEHAYKEGEGDRTLEYWRQEHERFWRQYDLFSPEMDVVCEEFEVLYKK; encoded by the coding sequence ATGAAATATGAAAAATTTATAAGGGAAGCTGGGTTGAGTACTGATGATTTTCGGATGGCTTGGGCATTTGCAAATGATGAACTTATTGAAAACCCCGAGATAGCAGATGAACTTGCTTTATTGGTGTTGGCAGGTAAAAAAACAGCAACAGCTAGTGCACTTGCAGGTTATGAAGAAAATGAAATCTTACCTCAAGTAGATGATAAGTTTGATCTTATTCTGGATGGCAAAGGAGAACCAGTAGCGGCAATCCAAACAACCAAAGTTTATGTCGAAAAGTTTGCAAATGTGAGTGCAGAACACGCCTATAAAGAGGGTGAGGGGGACAGAACTTTGGAGTATTGGAGACAAGAGCATGAGAGGTTTTGGCGGCAATATGATTTGTTTTCGCCAGAGATGGATGTTGTATGTGAAGAATTTGAAGTTCTATACAAAAAATAA
- a CDS encoding ASCH domain-containing protein, translating to MKYEEFIREAQLNPKKFRMAFAFENEFNHKIEDKEAANFNAYLVLKGWKTTTTSSVPDFEAMQPKLAVDGKYDIVLDGEGKPVAAIQFTKIKKLKFLEVPEEFARKDGESDSLEQWRRLIRTMLEEREQYFPEMDIICLEFKKIYPEN from the coding sequence ATGAAATACGAAGAGTTTATCAGAGAAGCGCAACTAAATCCAAAGAAATTTCGCATGGCTTTTGCTTTCGAGAATGAATTTAATCATAAAATCGAAGACAAAGAAGCGGCAAATTTTAATGCCTACCTTGTATTAAAGGGCTGGAAGACAACAACGACAAGTTCTGTACCAGATTTTGAAGCAATGCAACCCAAATTAGCTGTGGATGGAAAATACGATATTGTATTGGATGGTGAAGGTAAGCCAGTAGCAGCGATTCAATTTACCAAAATTAAGAAACTCAAATTCTTAGAGGTGCCGGAAGAATTTGCTAGGAAAGATGGAGAGAGTGATAGCCTTGAGCAATGGCGACGATTGATTCGTACGATGCTTGAAGAGCGGGAGCAATATTTTCCTGAAATGGATATTATTTGTCTTGAATTTAAGAAAATATATCCAGAAAATTGA
- the deoD gene encoding purine-nucleoside phosphorylase yields the protein MPTPHIEAQKGEIADKILLPGDPLRAKFIAENFLEDAVQFNQVRGMLGFTGTYKGQRVSVMGTGMGIPSISIYANELITEYGVKKLIRVGTAGSINEDVHIRDLVIGQAAATTSAIVRNDFPDFDLPQIADFDLLDKAYHIAKDLGITTHVGNILSSDLFYGGPDAVKVGKLGVKAVEMEAAGLYYLGAKHKVQTLGIMTISDHILTGEATTSEERQLTFTDMMKVGLETLIAE from the coding sequence ATGCCAACACCACATATCGAAGCTCAAAAAGGCGAAATCGCAGATAAAATCCTTTTACCAGGAGACCCACTTCGTGCGAAATTTATCGCTGAAAATTTCCTTGAAGATGCTGTACAGTTTAACCAAGTTCGCGGAATGCTCGGTTTTACAGGGACTTATAAAGGTCAACGCGTATCTGTCATGGGTACTGGAATGGGAATTCCATCCATCTCAATTTATGCCAATGAATTAATCACTGAATACGGTGTTAAAAAATTAATTCGTGTGGGAACTGCTGGTTCAATTAATGAAGATGTTCATATTCGTGACCTTGTCATCGGCCAAGCAGCTGCTACGACTTCAGCGATTGTTCGCAATGATTTTCCAGATTTTGATTTGCCACAAATTGCAGATTTTGACTTGCTTGATAAAGCTTATCATATTGCAAAAGATTTGGGGATTACGACTCATGTCGGAAATATCTTGAGTTCCGATTTGTTTTATGGTGGCCCAGATGCAGTAAAAGTGGGTAAACTCGGTGTTAAAGCGGTCGAAATGGAAGCTGCGGGCTTGTATTATCTTGGTGCAAAACATAAAGTTCAAACTTTAGGAATTATGACAATTTCTGATCATATTTTGACTGGAGAAGCAACAACTTCAGAAGAACGTCAATTGACTTTTACTGATATGATGAAAGTTGGTCTTGAAACATTGATTGCAGAATAA
- a CDS encoding zinc ribbon domain-containing protein, translating into MPISDSSYKGTEADGSFSVDYCIYCYMQGRFMQPNISFDEMVKIGQKGLEASPMPKFQKWMFKKLYPMQLKGLKRWKK; encoded by the coding sequence ATGCCAATTAGTGACTCGTCTTATAAGGGAACAGAAGCTGACGGTAGCTTTTCAGTAGATTATTGCATCTATTGTTATATGCAAGGACGCTTTATGCAACCTAATATCAGTTTTGATGAAATGGTTAAAATAGGACAAAAAGGTCTAGAAGCTAGTCCAATGCCCAAATTTCAAAAATGGATGTTCAAAAAGCTCTATCCAATGCAACTTAAAGGATTAAAACGCTGGAAAAAGTGA